In Peromyscus maniculatus bairdii isolate BWxNUB_F1_BW_parent chromosome 16, HU_Pman_BW_mat_3.1, whole genome shotgun sequence, the sequence ccagcacctacatggcagcttacaactgtccgtaactccagtgcaggcaaaaacaccaatgcacatgaaatataataaataaattaaaaaaaaaaaattctgagagcCATAACACAGATCCATGCTCTAGACtacagagaagacagaaactttaattttgaataatttattaTTCTAACAAAAGTATAAAGTATGGAAAATTAGTGTATCTGAATCGTTTCAGAAAGTAGAGAGTTTCCTCCTAGCAGACTTGGGTTCTTAGCACCTTTGAAGAGATAGTTAAGACAAGTGGTAACTGCCAGCCTCAGGTGACCGGTGGCTGCTCATCTGCCTGACATCGTGCGGTCCCTCGGACCGTGGAGTCATTTGGTTTATTTCTCTACGTTTCGAGAGTGCCACAGAACACACTTAGAGAGGAGGAAGGTGTTCGCCCTATTCCTAGCTGGTGGTTAAGATGAAACAGAAATGCGGAGACACAGGAGGCTGCAGGCTGGCGAGGAGGTCAGATGGACAGGCCGAAGGCGCTGACGATGCAGTACATGGTCTTGTTCTCCCATCGGACCGTGCAGCTCCCTgtagggaagacagacagacagacaggcccagGAGGTGAGGAGGCCCGGGAGCTTCAGCTGGAGTCCTTGCCtctgacacacacatagacacttgCCTGACTTGACTTACAAATAAATGGGCAACTGGCCActgaatgggattttttttttttttttttttttttttattataatgtgtagtccaggctggcctcgaactcaagatcctcctgcctctgcctccttcagcaaatcctaccggtgtgcgccaccaacgcccggcagggatttaattttttaaagatagggtctcactctgtagtccaggctggcctcagatgtcacagagatctgcctgcctctgcctctgcctctctaggtCTAGggttaaagttgtgcaccactatgccaggCCATGTGGTAACTTTTACAGAAATGCATTGGAGAGAGTGAGATGTCTGAGTGTGCACATCCCAGAACTGTGCTCCTCAGACTGCGGACCTCTGGACCACGGGGCTATGGGAGAGTCGAGCACTGGGCTGACGACATCTCCTGCAAGGGTGAAAGTCCTACCGTCCGTAGTGCTgtcccagaagcaggagctggcCGTGTGTAACCCAGCTCCGTTCTTCTGCATGATCACACAGGTCACTGCAACCAAACAAGCTTCTGTTAGAAAACCTGGCAACATAAATTCACTTTGCCTGCTTCCAAATGTCGGGAGATCACATGGCTGATGTTCCTAATTAGAGGGGCAGACTATCTTGTCTCACTGACAAAACTACATATCTCCTTTATCTTAACATGTTCTAAACATGGCTGATCAGAAATTCTGTAAATTTTGGTTTGACGTAAGCCCTGCAATGGTGATATCAGCCTAATGGGCAAAGTTCGTTCCCTACACAAGAGATGAGATCCTGGGAAGAACTTTCTTGAAGCTCAAGCAAGGAATTGCTAGGTTAGCTTGCTCCCGGCACCAGACACACCTCTAGTCGGTATTTAAAGAGTGTTATCAAGATACTCAAGAAAACGACCCATTACCGATGTATTTAAATGGCTTCCCCAGCTTGGTGAGGTGGCTCAAAGTCTGCTCCACGACGTTTGTGGTCCACTGGTTGACTTTGCTGTGCTGGTAGGCATTGCCCCCGATGGCACTTTCTATAGCCTAGGGAAAGAAGCACAGTGGTCAAGGTCTCGGAGAGAGCCCAGACACCACACCCACCCGTCACCTGAAACCGATCATGGCCACCCTGGGAGCTAAAGACAGACTCTCGAAGTTGCAAGCTTCTGCTTAATCTCGGGGCTCCTTTGCGGGTGTGGCTTTCCTCATCAGCATCAGACTGCGTTCCAGTTGTGTTTACATTAGCTGAAGATCTGTGTTTCACAGAATCTGTCAAATGTGTTCAACATTTTGACCAAACAAATGGATTGAATGTTCACGCTACTGTTAGTATCTAGGGATAAGCAACACTTTTTCTTATGGAGGCTGAAAAATATTTTGCCAATTTCTTTAAAGCATACTAAGCATTTTTATCAAGCCATAAAACACATAATTTAGCAGTGTATGTCAGATgacactgtgctggctggctggctggctggcagcatACAACCAATGCAGTCTTCCGGTGCTTCAGCCTTCATTTGATGGGCTGGGTCACCACATCACACGCCTCCTGGACTCTCACATCCCAAAGCTTGAGCTTGGGGTGGCATCGCCCGCTAAGTTCCAGGACTTCTGGAGCGTGCGGCTCACTGTCCGGTCCCTGCTACACTTAGGGTCATGAGCTTCCCATCCCGTGACTCCCTGGGTCTCTCCCCAGCAGAGCCCCACTCCCGGGGGCCAGTGGGGCTCCGAGCAGCTCCTGCCTCACCTCTTCTAACCTGCTGGAAGCCAGAAAATGAAGATTTTATGACAGGCTAATAAAACGTAGAGAGCATTCACTGAGGGTCCTGACCTGTTTTCAGACACTGCACGGTGGTGCAGGGGTCCGTCACTGCGGGCTGAGTGCAGCTCCTGGGCTTGGGAGGGATAGAAACCTACAGTGGACAAGCTGTGACCTCCACGGGCAGATCTGGGGCTCTGACCGGTCACGCTGACACAGCTCCGCTGCCATGTCTGCCCACTGGGCTGAGGACCAGCGGTCTTGCTTTAGTCCAGGTATCACCAGACACAAATACTGTCAATGGAGGAGGGGCAACCCTCTCTGTGCCCTGTGAAATTCGGTTTTTAGGGAGAGGAAACTTCTAAGTTTGGTCCCACTCATATTCCACGCATAATACTTTGAACCAGCTTGAGGACTGAACGAACCTACTGCCGAGGGCAAAAGAGCCGCGTCACCTCCCACTTCCCCGTGGGCTGCTGATGGGTCCCCCCAGTCTGTGGAATAGTGGGTTCCACAtctagggtgggtcttctcacccaGTTAACCTAAACTAGACAAAGATGCATGGTGACCCATCCCCTCACACTCTgacacagtgatggactgtatcccttccaactgtgagccaaaattacCTTCCTCCCTTAACGCTGCTTCTGTGGGTCACTGTCACGGGGGTACAGTTCCTTTTGTCTATCCTCATTGTTTAAGAGAGGTACTGTGATTCATATCAATaatgtatttaagaatataagaaagaggccgggcggtggtggtggtgcacacctttaatcccagcacttggcaggcagagccaggaggatctctgtgagttcaagaccagcctggtcaacagagtgaaatccaggagaggcaccaaaactacacagagaaaccttgtctccaaaaaccaaaaaaaaaaaaaaaaaaaatgccgggcggtggtggcacacgcctttaatcccagcactcgggaggcagaggcaggtggatctctgtgagttcgaggccagcctggtctacaaagtgagttccaggaaaggtgcaaagctacacagagaaaccctgtctcaaaaaaccaaaaaaat encodes:
- the Dynlt1 gene encoding dynein light chain Tctex-type 1 → MEDFQASEETAFVVDEVSNIVKEAIESAIGGNAYQHSKVNQWTTNVVEQTLSHLTKLGKPFKYIVTCVIMQKNGAGLHTASSCFWDSTTDGSCTVRWENKTMYCIVSAFGLSI